One genomic window of Streptomyces sp. NBC_01498 includes the following:
- a CDS encoding pyridoxal-phosphate-dependent aminotransferase family protein has translation MTHPLLDLAPLTPADFAAVERRVAALLDTEQDVVITQGEALLPLEGCVRGGARAGSTALNVVTGPYGQTFGNWLRDCGATVVDLEVPFHAAASAEQVERALAEHPEIDFVSLVHAEAATGNTNPVAEIGEAVRAHGALFMLDAVASVAAEPLLPDAWGVDLCVIGAQKAMGGPAGVSAVSVSARAWERMAANPGAPRRSYLSLLDWKERWIDTGRAALPHAPAQLEMLALDACLERIEAEGLVTRTAVHASAAAATRAGALALGGGLEPFVYSARDAAPVATTLRTPEGVDAAALVAEALAADPSLPLIAGGGALSAEMIRVNHYGAAATPGAVRSSLAALGAALAGRGARVNPAAAEKAVSGSWAGLAS, from the coding sequence GTGACCCATCCGCTGCTTGACCTCGCCCCCCTCACTCCCGCCGACTTCGCGGCCGTCGAGCGGCGGGTGGCCGCCCTGCTCGACACCGAGCAGGACGTGGTGATCACGCAGGGCGAGGCGCTGCTTCCTCTGGAGGGCTGTGTCCGCGGTGGCGCCCGTGCCGGTTCGACCGCGCTGAACGTCGTCACGGGCCCGTACGGCCAGACCTTCGGCAACTGGCTCCGCGACTGCGGGGCGACGGTCGTGGACCTGGAGGTGCCCTTCCACGCGGCGGCCTCGGCCGAGCAGGTCGAGCGCGCGCTGGCGGAGCACCCGGAGATCGACTTCGTGTCGCTGGTCCACGCCGAGGCGGCCACCGGCAACACCAACCCGGTGGCCGAGATCGGCGAGGCCGTCCGCGCCCACGGCGCCCTGTTCATGCTGGACGCGGTGGCGTCCGTGGCGGCGGAACCGCTGCTGCCCGACGCCTGGGGCGTCGACCTGTGCGTGATCGGCGCGCAGAAGGCCATGGGCGGGCCCGCCGGGGTCTCCGCCGTGTCGGTGAGCGCCCGCGCGTGGGAGCGGATGGCCGCGAATCCGGGGGCGCCGCGCCGCTCGTACCTCTCGCTCCTCGACTGGAAGGAGCGCTGGATCGACACCGGGCGCGCCGCGCTGCCGCACGCGCCGGCGCAGCTGGAGATGCTCGCCCTGGACGCCTGCCTGGAACGTATCGAGGCGGAGGGCCTCGTCACCCGGACGGCGGTACACGCGTCGGCCGCCGCGGCGACGCGCGCGGGGGCGCTCGCGCTCGGCGGGGGCCTTGAGCCGTTCGTGTACTCCGCGCGGGACGCCGCGCCCGTCGCCACGACGCTGCGCACCCCCGAGGGGGTGGACGCCGCCGCCCTGGTCGCCGAGGCCCTGGCGGCCGATCCGTCGCTGCCGCTGATCGCCGGGGGCGGGGCGCTGTCCGCGGAGATGATCCGGGTCAACCACTACGGCGCCGCCGCCACTCCCGGGGCGGTGCGGTCCTCGCTCGCGGCGCTGGGCGCCGCGCTCGCCGGAAGGGGTGCGCGGGTGAATCCGGCGGCGGCGGAGAAAGCAGTGTCCGGCAGTTGGGCCGGCCTCGCATCCTGA
- the ectA gene encoding diaminobutyrate acetyltransferase: MTAAQADLAGVRSEFTRSLTIDAPRVEDGAALWRIARDSEVLDLNSSYSYLLWCRDFAATSVVARDTTAGASRADRTDPAAEGAGPRGADGSTGPGGTPVGFVTGYVRPERPEVLVVWQVAVDRSHRGMGLAGTLLDALTRRVTEERGIVSIETTVTPDNTASDRMFHAFSERHGATLEREVLFDGDLFPDGGHQPEVLYRIGPLTT, translated from the coding sequence ATGACTGCCGCCCAAGCAGACCTTGCAGGTGTCCGAAGCGAATTCACGCGATCCCTCACGATCGATGCCCCCCGAGTGGAGGACGGAGCCGCGCTCTGGCGCATCGCCCGCGACTCCGAGGTCCTGGACCTGAACTCCTCCTACAGCTATCTGCTGTGGTGTCGTGACTTCGCCGCGACCTCCGTCGTGGCCCGCGACACCACGGCCGGGGCCTCCCGGGCCGACAGAACGGACCCGGCCGCCGAAGGGGCCGGGCCCCGCGGCGCGGACGGGTCCACCGGCCCCGGCGGAACCCCCGTCGGCTTCGTCACGGGCTACGTCCGCCCCGAGCGCCCCGAGGTCCTGGTCGTCTGGCAGGTGGCCGTCGACCGCTCCCACCGGGGCATGGGCCTCGCCGGCACCCTTCTCGACGCGCTCACCAGGCGGGTCACCGAGGAGCGGGGGATCGTCTCGATCGAGACGACCGTCACGCCCGACAACACCGCGTCGGACCGTATGTTCCACGCCTTCTCCGAGCGTCACGGCGCGACCCTGGAGCGCGAGGTGCTCTTCGACGGGGATCTCTTCCCCGACGGCGGGCACCAGCCCGAGGTGCTGTACCGGATCGGCCCGCT